Proteins encoded together in one Peribacillus asahii window:
- a CDS encoding small, acid-soluble spore protein K: MRNKENGFPNQNSDKFQGEPRAKPEFSSKRADGSINTHPQERMRASNKRNT; the protein is encoded by the coding sequence TTGCGAAATAAAGAAAACGGTTTTCCAAATCAAAACAGCGATAAATTCCAAGGCGAACCTCGGGCTAAACCTGAGTTTTCTTCCAAACGTGCTGATGGATCCATCAACACTCATCCGCAGGAACGTATGAGAGCATCTAACAAGCGAAATACTTAA
- a CDS encoding YfhJ family protein produces MNDYHERLTKKLLEKNMQMSYEQALTWVELLWEDFESTYAKAGHEYAGKEMTFRVVNTWIDQYGEKFHEFVAQNPKYQHLLRNSDQLH; encoded by the coding sequence ATGAATGATTACCATGAAAGGCTAACGAAGAAGCTGTTAGAAAAAAATATGCAAATGTCTTATGAACAAGCGTTAACGTGGGTTGAATTATTATGGGAAGATTTTGAATCCACCTATGCTAAGGCAGGGCATGAATATGCTGGAAAAGAGATGACGTTTCGAGTGGTAAATACTTGGATTGATCAGTATGGTGAAAAGTTTCATGAGTTTGTTGCTCAAAACCCTAAATATCAACATTTGTTACGAAATTCGGATCAACTTCATTAA
- a CDS encoding metal-dependent hydrolase, protein MDTGTHFVMGIALGGLATLDPVVIEGSITAQAVLVGTILGSQAPDLDTILKLRNNAVYIRNHRGITHSIPAVLLWPIVISAVIFAFLPQANFLHLWLWTFLAVFLHVFVDIFNAYGTQALRPISKRWVALGVINTFDPFIFGIHVVGLILWGFHLPPGSLFLTMYGIIVLYYITRFRERALVKRAVRRQIPNATKIVLSPTMRFRRWKIAVMTNKKFHVARAENGHVRILDTFDRIPLPDSAVLEAAKHDVNLAAFLSFSPIYRWEIEETEHYYAVRFIDLRYRSNGYYPFIAIVHLDYNLNILNSYTGWIFSEAKLQKKLNIIL, encoded by the coding sequence TTGGATACCGGCACTCACTTTGTTATGGGAATTGCACTTGGGGGACTTGCAACTCTAGATCCAGTTGTAATAGAAGGTTCGATTACCGCTCAAGCAGTGCTTGTAGGTACGATTTTAGGCTCCCAAGCTCCTGATCTTGATACAATTCTTAAATTACGCAATAATGCAGTCTACATAAGAAATCATCGTGGAATTACTCATTCGATCCCTGCTGTTTTGCTATGGCCAATTGTGATTAGCGCTGTCATCTTTGCCTTCCTGCCTCAAGCCAACTTTCTTCATTTATGGCTTTGGACATTTCTAGCTGTTTTTCTTCATGTTTTTGTCGATATTTTTAATGCCTATGGTACACAAGCACTTAGACCGATTTCCAAAAGGTGGGTTGCTCTTGGCGTCATTAATACGTTTGATCCCTTTATCTTTGGCATTCATGTAGTGGGGTTAATTTTATGGGGCTTCCATCTCCCTCCAGGAAGTCTATTTCTCACCATGTATGGCATTATTGTTTTGTATTATATCACCCGTTTTAGAGAACGGGCTTTAGTCAAAAGAGCCGTTCGTCGACAAATTCCGAATGCTACAAAAATCGTGTTATCGCCTACTATGCGATTTCGACGTTGGAAGATTGCCGTGATGACCAATAAAAAATTCCATGTCGCTCGTGCCGAAAATGGGCACGTGAGGATTCTTGATACATTTGACCGAATCCCGCTGCCAGATAGTGCGGTATTAGAAGCAGCAAAACATGATGTAAATTTAGCTGCCTTCCTTTCTTTCTCCCCTATTTATCGTTGGGAAATTGAAGAGACGGAACATTATTACGCGGTTCGTTTTATTGACTTGCGTTATCGAAGTAACGGCTACTATCCTTTCATTGCTATCGTTCATCTCGATTACAATTTAAATATTTTGAATTCCTATACAGGTTGGATTTTTAGCGAAGCCAAACTGCAAAAGAAATTGAACATTATCTTATAG
- the mutY gene encoding A/G-specific adenine glycosylase produces the protein MNDKLEQSLLNIDKESFQNDLIDWFEAEQRNLPWRENKDPYRVWVSEIMLQQTRVDTVIPYFNRFIEWFPTLDDFAEADEEKILKAWEGLGYYSRVRNLHSAVKEVKETYNSVVPDSPEEISKLKGVGPYTAGAILSIAYGKPEPAVDGNVMRVLSRILIIAEDIAKPKTRKTFETAVRALISHENPSAFNQALMELGALICTPGKPACLLCPVQKHCQAFAAGIQTELPVKIQKKKTRDVPIVAAVLKNERDEFLIHKRSSEGLLANLWEFPNYEMHTSIQPKRAFFEASFLESYRTDVKLSDSFTTLDHVFSHLVWRIDAYRGSLLKDIEESVMKEQNLKWVSKEELEQYAFPVSHQKIWKSYQQTYVMD, from the coding sequence GTGAACGATAAACTTGAACAATCTTTATTAAATATAGACAAAGAATCATTTCAGAATGATTTAATTGATTGGTTTGAAGCGGAGCAACGAAATCTTCCTTGGCGTGAAAATAAAGATCCTTATCGGGTTTGGGTATCGGAAATTATGTTGCAGCAGACGAGGGTTGATACGGTTATTCCATATTTTAACCGGTTTATCGAATGGTTTCCGACGTTAGACGATTTTGCTGAAGCCGATGAAGAAAAAATTTTAAAAGCGTGGGAAGGACTTGGGTATTACTCACGTGTTCGAAATTTGCATAGTGCCGTGAAAGAAGTGAAAGAAACATATAACAGTGTTGTTCCGGATAGCCCGGAGGAAATTTCTAAGTTAAAAGGTGTCGGTCCTTATACGGCAGGAGCGATTTTAAGCATTGCATATGGAAAACCGGAGCCGGCTGTTGATGGAAATGTAATGAGGGTGTTATCTCGTATTTTAATTATTGCTGAAGATATTGCAAAACCGAAGACACGCAAAACCTTTGAGACAGCCGTACGAGCTTTAATCTCCCATGAAAACCCTTCAGCCTTTAATCAAGCTTTAATGGAGCTAGGAGCTCTTATTTGTACGCCAGGAAAACCGGCTTGCTTACTCTGCCCTGTTCAAAAACATTGTCAAGCTTTTGCTGCTGGTATTCAGACGGAATTACCAGTTAAAATTCAAAAGAAAAAAACACGGGATGTACCAATTGTAGCTGCCGTTTTGAAGAATGAACGGGATGAGTTTTTAATTCATAAACGTTCTTCAGAAGGTCTTCTTGCTAACTTATGGGAATTTCCGAATTATGAAATGCATACGTCGATTCAGCCGAAACGTGCTTTTTTTGAAGCAAGCTTTTTAGAAAGTTATAGAACGGACGTGAAACTATCTGATTCGTTTACTACGCTGGACCATGTCTTTTCTCATTTAGTTTGGAGAATAGACGCTTATAGAGGGAGCCTCTTAAAGGATATTGAAGAAAGTGTGATGAAAGAACAGAATTTAAAATGGGTGAGTAAGGAAGAGCTAGAGCAATATGCTTTTCCTGTTTCTCATCAAAAAATATGGAAGTCCTATCAACAAACCTATGTGATGGATTAG
- the fabL gene encoding enoyl-[acyl-carrier-protein] reductase FabL: MTQKVALVTGSSKGLGRSTALKLAEAGYDLVINYARSKTKAMEVAAEIEAMGRRALVIKANVGDIEKVKKMFAEIEEYYGRLDVFVSNAASGVQRPLMELEESHWNWTMDINSKALLFCAQEAAKLMERNGGGKIVSISSLGSIRYLENYTVVGVSKAALEALTRYLAVELAPKNICVNAVSGGAIDTDALKHFPNREQLLKEAAEETPAGRMVEVDDMVNTIMFLISDGASMIRGQTIIVDGGISLLV, encoded by the coding sequence ATGACACAAAAAGTTGCACTTGTAACAGGAAGTAGTAAAGGATTAGGAAGAAGTACGGCATTAAAATTGGCTGAGGCAGGATATGACCTTGTCATTAATTATGCACGCAGTAAAACAAAAGCAATGGAAGTAGCCGCTGAAATTGAAGCGATGGGGCGCAGAGCGCTCGTTATCAAAGCGAATGTGGGCGATATTGAAAAAGTGAAAAAAATGTTTGCTGAAATTGAAGAATATTATGGTCGATTAGATGTGTTCGTTAGCAATGCCGCTTCCGGTGTTCAGCGTCCTTTAATGGAGTTAGAAGAATCGCACTGGAATTGGACCATGGATATTAATTCGAAAGCTCTTCTGTTTTGTGCTCAAGAAGCAGCTAAACTAATGGAGCGAAATGGCGGCGGGAAAATCGTGAGTATTAGTTCGCTTGGCTCGATTCGTTATTTAGAGAATTATACAGTTGTAGGCGTTTCAAAAGCAGCATTAGAAGCATTGACACGTTATTTAGCGGTGGAGTTAGCTCCAAAAAACATTTGTGTAAATGCAGTTTCTGGTGGAGCTATTGATACAGATGCATTGAAGCATTTCCCAAACCGAGAGCAGCTGCTTAAAGAAGCAGCCGAAGAAACACCAGCAGGCCGCATGGTGGAAGTGGATGATATGGTCAATACGATTATGTTTTTAATTTCTGACGGTGCAAGCATGATTCGTGGTCAAACGATTATTGTTGATGGCGGTATTTCATTACTTGTTTAA
- a CDS encoding gamma-type small acid-soluble spore protein: MAKKTQTGTNVAKVKQQNASAGQFGTEFASETNAQEVRQQNQQAQQNAGARQNASAGQFGTEFASETSAQEVRQQNQQSQSRAKR; encoded by the coding sequence ATGGCTAAAAAAACACAAACAGGTACAAATGTTGCTAAAGTGAAACAACAAAATGCTTCAGCAGGACAATTTGGTACGGAATTCGCAAGTGAAACAAATGCTCAAGAGGTAAGACAACAAAACCAACAGGCTCAACAAAATGCTGGAGCAAGACAAAACGCTTCAGCAGGACAGTTTGGTACGGAATTCGCAAGTGAAACAAGTGCTCAAGAAGTAAGACAACAAAACCAACAGTCTCAAAGCAGAGCAAAACGCTAA
- a CDS encoding YgaB family protein produces the protein MEEFDRLIGVQLQTMDKLLFLQSEIERCQEIERQLRVLQELGAVSIQEEIEQKKSELAEIQKVFEKQTEEVIRHFQLEQAAL, from the coding sequence ATGGAGGAATTCGACCGTTTGATTGGTGTGCAGTTACAAACAATGGACAAGCTTTTATTTTTGCAATCAGAAATTGAGCGCTGTCAAGAGATTGAAAGACAGCTTCGGGTATTGCAAGAACTAGGTGCCGTTTCTATTCAAGAAGAAATAGAACAAAAGAAGAGCGAACTGGCAGAAATTCAAAAAGTATTTGAAAAGCAAACGGAAGAAGTTATCCGTCATTTTCAATTAGAACAAGCGGCATTGTAA
- the ntdP gene encoding nucleoside tri-diphosphate phosphatase, with translation MGIVPTEGGKIQIQSYKHNGHIHRIWEETTVLKGTQNLVIAANDRTMVTESDGRTWITREPAICYFHSKYWFNVIGMLREDGVYYYCNISSPFTYDEEALKYIDYDLDIKVFPDMTFNLLDEDEYERHRKLMNYPDAIDNILKRNVDYLIYMIRQRKGPFSAEFIDTWYERYLTYR, from the coding sequence ATGGGGATTGTTCCTACCGAGGGAGGGAAAATCCAAATCCAAAGTTATAAGCATAACGGACATATCCACCGAATCTGGGAAGAAACAACAGTTTTAAAAGGAACGCAAAATTTAGTCATTGCAGCTAATGATCGCACGATGGTAACAGAATCTGATGGAAGAACGTGGATTACTAGAGAACCGGCTATCTGTTATTTTCACTCTAAATACTGGTTTAATGTAATTGGAATGTTAAGAGAAGATGGTGTGTATTATTATTGCAATATCAGTTCTCCGTTTACGTATGATGAGGAAGCGCTGAAATATATTGATTATGATTTAGACATAAAAGTATTCCCGGATATGACGTTTAATTTATTGGATGAGGATGAGTACGAAAGACATCGAAAACTGATGAATTATCCAGATGCAATTGATAACATTTTAAAGAGAAACGTTGATTATCTGATTTATATGATACGTCAACGAAAAGGGCCGTTTTCGGCAGAGTTTATTGACACATGGTATGAACGTTATTTAACATATCGTTAA
- a CDS encoding ABC transporter ATP-binding protein, with product MDSVKRYLQFVKPYKWIIFATIIIGLLKFAIPLLLPLLTKYVIDDIVANHTISTDTKTERLFWVMAIMAFVFIVLRPPIEYFRQYFAQWTGSKILFDIRNQLFTHIQKLSFKYYANHRAGEVVSRVITDVEQTKNFIITGLMNLWLDLATIVIAIVIMFSMDVPLTIVSLLLLPFYIFSVKHFIGKLRALTRNRSQALADVQSHLQERVQGMSVIKSFAREEYEQEQFNQQNKNFLEKALQHTSWNAKSFAVVNTITDLAPLVVIGYAGYQVIHGGLSLGEMVAFIGFIDRLYNPLRRLVNSSTTLTQTLASMDRMFEFVDEKYDITDKPGAVELEKVAGNITFENVSFAYNETEERTLKQIHLEVNQGETIALVGMSGGGKSSLVSLIPRFYDVTEGRILLDGKDIRDLKVRSLRDKIGMVLQDNILFSESVKENILMGNPEATDDEVIAAAKAANAHDFIMNLTDGYDTKVGERGIKLSGGQRQRVAIARVFLKNPPILVLDEATSALDLESEHYIQEALDKLAHDRTTFIVAHRLSTITHANRIVLIEHGEIVEVGTHDELMKKQGHYYQLFQVQQLDA from the coding sequence GTGGACAGCGTAAAGAGATATTTGCAATTTGTAAAGCCGTATAAATGGATTATTTTCGCAACAATTATTATTGGCTTATTAAAATTTGCTATACCACTGCTTCTTCCCTTGCTTACAAAGTATGTAATTGATGACATTGTTGCTAATCATACAATATCGACTGATACAAAAACAGAACGACTATTTTGGGTTATGGCGATTATGGCCTTTGTCTTCATTGTACTTCGACCACCGATTGAATATTTCCGTCAATATTTTGCGCAATGGACAGGATCTAAAATTTTATTTGATATTCGCAATCAATTGTTTACTCATATTCAAAAGTTGAGCTTCAAGTATTATGCGAATCATCGGGCTGGTGAAGTCGTTTCACGGGTTATCACAGATGTAGAGCAGACAAAGAATTTTATTATTACAGGCTTAATGAATTTGTGGCTTGACCTTGCTACTATTGTCATTGCGATTGTGATTATGTTTTCGATGGATGTGCCCCTAACGATTGTTTCGTTACTGCTTTTGCCGTTTTATATCTTTTCGGTTAAGCATTTTATTGGCAAGCTTCGAGCATTAACGAGAAACCGTTCGCAGGCACTCGCCGATGTGCAGAGCCATTTACAGGAACGGGTACAAGGGATGTCGGTGATTAAGAGCTTTGCGAGGGAGGAGTATGAGCAAGAACAGTTTAATCAACAAAACAAGAACTTTCTTGAAAAAGCATTACAACATACGAGCTGGAATGCTAAATCATTTGCTGTTGTCAATACGATTACGGATTTAGCTCCGCTTGTTGTCATTGGATATGCAGGGTATCAAGTGATTCACGGAGGACTGTCACTAGGAGAGATGGTTGCTTTTATTGGATTTATTGATCGCTTGTATAATCCGCTTCGTCGTTTGGTTAACTCTTCGACAACTTTAACCCAAACATTAGCGTCTATGGATCGTATGTTTGAATTTGTGGATGAAAAATATGATATTACGGATAAGCCGGGAGCTGTAGAGTTAGAGAAGGTGGCGGGGAATATTACATTTGAAAATGTTTCTTTTGCCTATAATGAAACAGAAGAGCGGACTTTAAAGCAGATTCATTTAGAGGTGAATCAAGGAGAAACTATTGCACTCGTTGGGATGAGCGGAGGTGGAAAGTCCTCGTTAGTTAGTTTAATTCCACGATTTTATGATGTGACAGAAGGTCGTATTTTACTAGACGGGAAGGATATTCGTGACTTAAAAGTTCGTAGTCTTCGAGATAAAATCGGGATGGTCCTTCAAGATAATATTTTGTTTAGCGAATCGGTGAAGGAGAATATTTTGATGGGAAATCCAGAGGCGACAGATGATGAGGTCATTGCGGCAGCGAAGGCTGCAAATGCGCATGATTTTATTATGAATTTAACTGACGGATACGATACGAAGGTAGGAGAACGAGGAATCAAGCTATCCGGCGGACAAAGACAGCGCGTGGCGATTGCTCGTGTATTTTTAAAAAACCCGCCGATTTTAGTGCTAGATGAGGCAACTTCGGCTCTTGATTTAGAAAGTGAACATTATATTCAGGAAGCGCTTGATAAATTGGCGCATGATCGAACGACTTTCATTGTTGCCCACCGTTTATCGACGATTACCCATGCCAATCGAATTGTATTGATTGAGCATGGAGAAATTGTCGAAGTTGGTACACATGATGAATTGATGAAAAAACAGGGGCATTATTATCAGCTTTTTCAAGTTCAACAGCTGGATGCATAA
- a CDS encoding EamA family transporter: MQLLKYSIMMLIGAICYGTLSSLIKIGYSNGFNPGELVGSQYVIGWVIIAIVFLLSGSYRVSWKHAGLLLLTGMLAALVGKTYAVSVQELPASVAVVFLFQCIWMGTVIECLLARKWPGKNRLIAIGLVFVGTLLAGAIFGQSLSALSVKGALFGLLSALIFAIYMFCNARFATKVKTTSRLFYIGTGGMLAAAITANPVQLVTRIITTDLWQIGILLGLLGVAIPFFLFAIALPKIGIGLGAILSAAELPSAMVTAVLLLGEYVSPLQWFGISLIVVGMLLPDIQHYIKKSKNTMKIA; this comes from the coding sequence ATGCAGCTATTAAAGTATTCAATTATGATGTTAATTGGAGCCATTTGTTATGGAACATTATCATCCTTAATTAAAATCGGCTATTCCAACGGCTTCAATCCAGGAGAACTAGTCGGTTCACAATATGTAATTGGGTGGGTTATTATCGCCATCGTTTTCCTTTTGTCAGGTTCTTATCGCGTTTCTTGGAAGCACGCTGGATTATTGTTACTAACAGGAATGTTAGCTGCTTTAGTCGGTAAAACATACGCTGTTTCGGTACAAGAGCTTCCTGCCTCTGTCGCCGTTGTCTTTCTCTTTCAATGCATTTGGATGGGAACTGTTATTGAATGTTTATTAGCTAGAAAATGGCCAGGTAAAAATAGACTGATAGCGATTGGTCTAGTTTTTGTCGGCACATTATTAGCTGGAGCTATTTTCGGCCAATCCCTTTCTGCCCTAAGCGTAAAAGGTGCTTTATTCGGGTTGCTTTCTGCCCTTATTTTTGCAATATATATGTTCTGTAATGCTCGTTTTGCGACAAAAGTTAAGACAACTTCTAGATTATTTTATATTGGGACAGGAGGTATGCTAGCCGCTGCCATCACAGCTAACCCTGTTCAATTAGTCACACGAATCATCACAACGGACCTATGGCAGATCGGCATCTTACTCGGCCTGCTTGGGGTGGCTATTCCATTCTTCCTCTTTGCTATCGCCTTGCCGAAAATAGGCATTGGATTAGGTGCGATTCTTTCTGCTGCAGAGCTGCCGTCTGCTATGGTTACAGCTGTTCTTTTATTAGGAGAATATGTTTCTCCCCTGCAATGGTTTGGGATCAGCCTAATTGTTGTTGGAATGCTCTTACCGGATATACAGCACTATATCAAAAAATCAAAAAACACCATGAAAATAGCGTAA
- a CDS encoding FUSC family protein translates to MKLGARILKTGIAIVLALYLSELLNLPAPMLSGIAAIFAIQPTIYRSYQSVLEQVQGNLIGAIVAVTFVLLFGNDIFIIGLAVMIVITINIQLKMENTIILSIVTVIAIMETQTGDFLEFAFIRCSSVLLGILSSFLVNLVFLPPKYETKLYNGITATTEDTLKWIRISTRHASDQMLLKKDINRLKEDLLKIEQTYSMFKEEREYFKKNNLAKSRKLVVYRQMLITTKKAFETLKRIHKFENEINHLPENFQRKLLQHLDYLSHMHEQLLLQHIEKIKSISHLEEWSGEDYLSQQELLTLFFEQHYKLDAVHDDEEHVSTRIVPLISAIMEYGEQLDHLEKLIVSFQSFHKGVNEVSVEEENA, encoded by the coding sequence ATGAAGTTAGGCGCCCGCATTCTTAAGACGGGAATAGCAATTGTTTTAGCACTTTACTTATCCGAACTGCTAAATCTTCCTGCCCCTATGCTTTCTGGAATCGCCGCAATCTTTGCGATTCAACCGACAATTTATCGCTCCTATCAATCCGTCTTAGAACAAGTTCAGGGAAATCTGATTGGTGCGATTGTAGCCGTCACTTTCGTTTTACTGTTCGGAAATGATATTTTCATTATTGGTTTGGCTGTAATGATTGTCATCACAATCAATATTCAGTTAAAAATGGAAAATACGATTATCCTTTCTATTGTGACGGTCATTGCGATTATGGAAACACAAACTGGAGATTTTCTCGAATTTGCCTTTATTCGTTGTTCTTCCGTTTTACTTGGAATTCTCTCCTCTTTTCTCGTCAATCTTGTGTTCTTACCGCCTAAGTATGAAACAAAGCTATATAACGGGATTACAGCGACTACTGAAGATACATTAAAATGGATTCGCATTAGCACACGGCACGCTTCTGATCAAATGCTACTAAAAAAAGACATCAATCGTTTAAAAGAGGATTTATTAAAAATTGAACAAACGTATTCTATGTTCAAAGAAGAAAGAGAGTATTTTAAAAAGAATAACCTGGCCAAATCAAGAAAGTTAGTCGTCTATCGACAAATGTTGATTACCACTAAAAAAGCATTTGAAACATTAAAACGAATTCATAAATTTGAAAATGAAATTAACCATTTACCTGAAAATTTTCAACGTAAACTTTTACAACATCTTGATTATTTAAGCCATATGCACGAGCAGCTTCTCCTTCAACATATTGAGAAAATCAAATCAATTAGTCATCTTGAAGAATGGAGCGGTGAAGATTATTTAAGTCAACAAGAATTACTTACACTCTTTTTTGAACAACATTATAAACTAGATGCCGTACATGATGACGAGGAACATGTATCAACAAGAATTGTCCCTTTAATCTCAGCCATTATGGAATATGGTGAACAGCTTGATCATTTAGAAAAACTCATCGTCAGCTTCCAATCCTTTCATAAAGGAGTCAACGAAGTCTCTGTTGAAGAAGAGAATGCTTAA